A stretch of the Lactuca sativa cultivar Salinas chromosome 9, Lsat_Salinas_v11, whole genome shotgun sequence genome encodes the following:
- the LOC111876483 gene encoding uncharacterized protein At5g39865, protein MWRSRRKFSRDNDSIDGSIRRSSSNLNFIHRSFKDVEKLFADDGSNGFNKTLDQCSTTANATATARRLSIFHRVHLATKFARAFSTRQITNPEKSPPELNTTPAEAKLRKSDRVISIPGAEKRVVVYMTSLRVVRPTFEACRTVQSILRGFRVSIDERDLSMDSRFLDELQNIMAEGGEDEFEKTKLTLPRVFIGGRYVGGAEEVRQLHETGELKKFVEGLPAVTPGVCEFCGDFRFILCDECSGSHKCYTDKGGFRSCTLCNENGLIRKWKIRRIG, encoded by the exons ATGTGGAGATCTCGGCGGAAATTTAGCCGTGATAATGATAGCATTGATGGTTCAATCCGTAGATCGTCTTCAAATCTCAACTTCATTCATCGATCCTTCAAAGACGTTGAGAAGCTGTTCGCTGATGATGGTAGTAATGGTTTCAACAAAACCCTAGATCAATGCTCAACCACCGCTAATGCCACCGCCACAGCCAGGAGACTCTCGATCTTCCACCGAGTTCACCTCGCAACTAAATTTGCGCGCGCTTTCTCCACTAGACAGATCACGAATCCGGAGAAATCTCCACCGGAATTAAATACTACTCCGGCGGAGGCAAAATTGAGAAAATCTGACCGCGTGATTTCCATTCCGGGAGCGGAAAAGCGAGTGGTGGTATACATGACGAGCCTCCGTGTGGTCCGGCCGACGTTCGAGGCTTGCCGCACCGTTCAATCGATCTTACGAGGGTTCCGTGTCTCGATTGACGAGCGTGATTTGTCGATGGACTCCCGGTTCCTCGACGAGTTACAGAACATCATGGCGGAAGGCGGTGAGGACGAGTTTGAAAAGACCAAACTAACCCTACCTAGGGTTTTCATCGGCGGTAGGTATGTCGGAGGTGCAGAGGAGGTGAGGCAGCTGCACGAGACCGGCGAGCTAAAGAAGTTCGTGGAGGGTTTGCCGGCGGTTACTCCCGGCGTATGCGAGTTTTGCGGCGACTTCAGATTTATCCTCTGCGACGAGTGCAGCGGAAGCCACAAGTGCTACACTGATAAAGGTGGCTTTAGGAGTTGTACTTTGTGCAATGAGAATGGTTTGATCAG AAAATGGAAGATAAGAAGAATTGGATAA